One Desertifilum tharense IPPAS B-1220 DNA segment encodes these proteins:
- a CDS encoding P-II family nitrogen regulator yields MKKIEAIIRPFKLDEVKIALVNAGIVGMTVSEVRGFGRQKGQTERYRGSEYTVEFLQKLKIEIVVDDAQVDLVVDKIIAAARTGEIGDGKIFVTPVDQIIRIRTGEKNFEAI; encoded by the coding sequence TTGAAAAAGATAGAAGCTATTATCCGACCGTTCAAACTTGACGAAGTGAAAATTGCTTTAGTCAATGCAGGTATTGTGGGGATGACCGTTTCTGAAGTTCGAGGGTTCGGACGCCAGAAAGGACAAACAGAACGCTATCGGGGTTCTGAATATACGGTTGAGTTTCTCCAAAAGCTCAAGATTGAAATTGTGGTTGATGACGCTCAAGTCGATTTAGTTGTCGATAAAATTATTGCGGCAGCGCGCACGGGCGAAATTGGCGACGGTAAAATCTTTGTTACGCCCGTCGATCAAATCATTCGGATTAGAACGGGTGAAAAGAACTTTGAAGCGATTTAG